The following are from one region of the Simiduia agarivorans SA1 = DSM 21679 genome:
- a CDS encoding MBL fold metallo-hydrolase, whose product MKTVSFLLSLMAFTAGVLPMHADTAPVRDNGRYTNSQLDYSTSVSTLLALVKEQFTAAPAEPKPTAPLPVAKPDFTLTSASEPRLFKLGHSTVLIELDGQWLLTDPVFSERASPVQWLGPKRFHPVPVALNALPPITAVVISHDHYDHLDRASIEALAESTEYFLVPLGVGEYLRTWGVAAEKIIELDWWQSHAIGSLRLTATPAQHFSGRGLFDKDSTLWASWAIESQQAKVFFSGDSGYFSGFKTIGDRLGPFDITLIETGAYNHLWEAIHMLPEQSVQAHLDLRGKAMIPIHNSTFDLALHDWFEPLERAQAAADARGVQLVTPIMGEAVSICAPAPSLAWWRALAGEPLVAL is encoded by the coding sequence ATGAAAACCGTTAGCTTCCTCTTATCCCTGATGGCCTTTACCGCCGGAGTTTTGCCCATGCACGCCGACACAGCCCCTGTGCGCGACAATGGCCGCTATACCAATAGCCAGCTCGATTATTCCACCTCCGTGAGCACCCTGCTCGCGTTGGTCAAAGAACAGTTCACCGCCGCACCGGCCGAACCCAAACCAACGGCGCCCTTGCCTGTGGCCAAGCCCGATTTCACACTCACCAGCGCCAGTGAACCCCGCTTGTTCAAGCTGGGGCATTCGACCGTCTTAATCGAGCTGGACGGTCAGTGGCTGCTGACTGATCCCGTTTTCAGCGAACGCGCCTCACCGGTGCAGTGGCTCGGCCCCAAGCGTTTTCATCCCGTTCCGGTCGCATTGAATGCCCTGCCGCCTATCACTGCAGTCGTCATCAGCCACGACCATTACGATCATCTGGACCGGGCCAGCATCGAAGCCTTAGCTGAAAGCACAGAGTATTTTCTGGTGCCGCTGGGCGTGGGTGAGTACTTGCGCACCTGGGGCGTGGCGGCGGAAAAAATCATCGAACTGGACTGGTGGCAAAGCCATGCCATTGGCTCGCTGCGGCTGACCGCGACCCCGGCTCAGCACTTCTCCGGCCGCGGGCTGTTCGACAAAGACAGCACCCTCTGGGCCAGCTGGGCCATTGAAAGCCAGCAGGCCAAGGTGTTCTTCAGTGGCGACTCGGGCTACTTTTCCGGCTTCAAAACCATTGGCGACAGGCTCGGGCCCTTCGACATCACGCTGATTGAAACCGGCGCCTACAACCACCTGTGGGAGGCCATCCACATGCTGCCCGAACAAAGCGTGCAGGCGCACCTGGACCTGCGCGGCAAAGCCATGATTCCGATCCACAACAGCACCTTCGACCTGGCATTGCACGACTGGTTTGAACCGCTGGAGCGGGCTCAGGCCGCGGCCGATGCACGCGGTGTTCAACTGGTGACGCCCATCATGGGGGAAGCCGTGTCCATTTGCGCACCGGCCCCATCGCTCGCCTGGTGGCGGGCATTGGCGGGCGAGCCTTTGGTCGCCCTGTAA